The following proteins come from a genomic window of Alicyclobacillus dauci:
- a CDS encoding COG3415 family protein: protein MGNRRRKPMLVLSEEERSLLQKVSQSRTEQVRRVERAKILLQLESGASAQAVAKTLDTNAVKVHRCLNKALQFGISTALVCVKFFTPSEDTGFLKECS from the coding sequence ATGGGCAATCGCCGCAGGAAACCGATGCTGGTGCTATCCGAAGAAGAGCGTTCACTGCTACAGAAGGTCTCACAGTCTAGGACAGAGCAAGTTCGTCGCGTGGAGCGCGCCAAGATATTGCTGCAATTGGAGAGCGGTGCATCTGCACAAGCTGTCGCGAAGACGTTGGATACCAACGCAGTCAAGGTTCATCGGTGCCTGAACAAGGCGTTGCAGTTTGGCATCTCCACAGCATTGGTATGCGTCAAATTCTTCACACCTAGCGAGGATACCGGATTCCTGAAAGAATGCAGTTAA
- the tnpA gene encoding IS66 family insertion sequence element accessory protein TnpA has protein sequence MTKKELAELRETWRERVAAFRDSGLSGAAWCAEQGIKEHQLWYWVSRFREKSPKPSVSTDFLPVQVHESIANLPLLVRVGSVAIEVHPGYDAQLLRDLVETLTGSC, from the coding sequence ATGACCAAAAAAGAATTGGCAGAATTACGAGAAACGTGGCGTGAACGCGTAGCTGCATTCCGGGATAGCGGTCTGAGTGGCGCGGCGTGGTGCGCTGAGCAAGGCATAAAAGAACATCAATTGTGGTATTGGGTAAGTCGCTTTCGTGAAAAATCCCCGAAACCGTCCGTTTCGACTGACTTTCTACCCGTGCAGGTTCATGAGTCCATTGCCAATCTCCCTCTGCTCGTCCGGGTTGGCTCCGTTGCCATTGAAGTACACCCGGGATACGACGCCCAACTGTTGCGTGACCTGGTTGAGACACTCACGGGCTCATGCTGA
- the tnpB gene encoding IS66 family insertion sequence element accessory protein TnpB (TnpB, as the term is used for proteins encoded by IS66 family insertion elements, is considered an accessory protein, since TnpC, encoded by a neighboring gene, is a DDE family transposase.), whose product MLNHIGTEQRVYLACGVTDMRKSIDGLAALVQTQFQLDPFSQCVFVFCNRQRDKLKILYWQYNGFWLLYRRLERGRFEWPNSSQDKTLVISQRQLNWLLDGLSLNQQKAHPKVAAQKVV is encoded by the coding sequence ATGCTGAACCATATCGGTACAGAACAGCGCGTCTATCTTGCGTGTGGTGTCACGGACATGCGGAAGAGTATCGATGGATTGGCGGCCTTGGTGCAAACGCAATTCCAGTTAGACCCGTTCTCCCAATGTGTCTTCGTTTTTTGCAATCGTCAGCGGGACAAATTGAAGATTCTGTATTGGCAGTATAACGGATTCTGGTTATTGTATCGCCGGTTGGAACGAGGCCGATTTGAGTGGCCCAACTCGTCTCAGGACAAGACGCTTGTCATTAGCCAACGCCAGTTGAATTGGTTGCTGGATGGATTGTCTCTCAACCAGCAGAAAGCTCATCCCAAGGTGGCGGCGCAAAAGGTCGTCTGA
- a CDS encoding IS630 family transposase — MDDLPRSGRPPEITPEAQAWIISLACQKPKDLGYSYELWTIRLLAKHIQEHAVSAGHECASRISAGTISKMLSANDIKPHKVRYYLEKRDPDFDEKMAQVLCVYQQVQFMLDEEENAFYTTTTVSYDEKPGIQAIGNTAPDLPPQPGQHSSVGRDHEYVRYGTLSLLAGIDLITGEVIGSLEDRHRSREFVAFLKKLDAHYPLEWKIQMILDNHSAHTSKETQAYLETVPNRFVFVFTPKHASWLNIIESFFAKMTKSMLRHIRVSSKEELRQRIEMYLHEVNQSPVQFHWRYGLESKTQQPG, encoded by the coding sequence TTGGATGACCTGCCTCGTAGCGGGAGACCTCCCGAGATTACGCCCGAGGCGCAGGCTTGGATCATATCTCTGGCTTGTCAAAAGCCTAAGGACCTCGGATACTCGTATGAACTGTGGACGATTCGGCTATTGGCGAAACACATCCAGGAACACGCCGTGTCTGCTGGACATGAGTGTGCCTCACGTATTAGCGCCGGCACCATCTCGAAGATGCTGTCGGCCAATGATATCAAGCCGCACAAGGTTCGCTATTATTTAGAGAAACGGGACCCAGACTTCGACGAAAAGATGGCTCAGGTGTTATGCGTATACCAGCAGGTACAGTTCATGCTCGATGAAGAGGAGAATGCATTTTACACGACGACAACGGTGTCCTATGACGAAAAGCCGGGGATTCAAGCTATCGGGAACACGGCACCGGACCTGCCACCACAACCAGGTCAACACAGTAGCGTAGGGCGCGATCATGAATATGTTCGCTATGGCACACTGAGTCTGTTGGCGGGTATCGACCTGATCACGGGCGAAGTCATCGGCAGTTTGGAAGATCGGCACAGAAGCCGGGAGTTCGTTGCCTTTCTGAAAAAGTTGGATGCCCATTATCCGCTGGAATGGAAAATACAAATGATTCTCGATAATCACTCGGCGCATACGTCGAAAGAAACACAAGCCTATTTGGAGACCGTACCCAACCGCTTTGTGTTCGTGTTCACGCCCAAACATGCATCGTGGTTGAACATTATCGAATCGTTTTTTGCAAAGATGACGAAGAGTATGCTTCGACACATCCGAGTATCCTCGAAGGAGGAACTGCGACAACGGATCGAAATGTATCTACACGAAGTCAATCAAAGTCCGGTTCAATTCCATTGGAGATATGGACTGGAATCTAAGACGCAACAACCGGGTTAA
- a CDS encoding DUF1002 domain-containing protein — protein sequence MEVYTVKKCTLAEQMTIDFFEHDSKRGFEMKRKGIITGLLVVNFLFTPTVYADVSAGDRVITLGNDLTPSQKEQIENDFSETSSDQVVTVTHEDEETALSNVAPQAMIGTKAISSSLITFENPGYGVQVATNNITWVTSGMYENALLTAGVQNAKVFVDAPFPVSGTAALAGITKAFQAATGQSLNPTRTQVANQEMVQTAQLGQQIGNPNKAAQFMNELKQKVSQENPQTDQQYQDIINQVAKQMGITLTPDQMNTLVGLLKKINSLHIDWNTLSKEAINVGDNIHQFIQNHPKQTNAFFKFIQNITNAFSQLLKQIF from the coding sequence GTGGAGGTGTATACTGTGAAAAAATGCACCTTGGCAGAACAGATGACGATCGATTTCTTTGAGCACGATTCAAAAAGAGGTTTTGAGATGAAAAGGAAAGGTATTATCACTGGTTTGCTCGTAGTCAATTTCCTGTTCACTCCAACGGTTTACGCGGACGTATCTGCGGGGGATCGTGTGATCACGTTAGGAAATGATTTAACCCCCTCACAAAAAGAGCAAATCGAAAATGACTTTTCTGAGACGAGTAGTGATCAAGTTGTGACGGTCACTCATGAGGATGAAGAGACCGCGCTGTCAAATGTCGCTCCACAGGCCATGATTGGTACTAAGGCCATTTCCTCGAGTTTGATTACCTTTGAAAATCCAGGTTATGGCGTTCAAGTAGCAACCAATAACATTACCTGGGTGACCAGTGGGATGTATGAAAATGCCCTTCTTACTGCAGGGGTTCAAAATGCTAAAGTATTTGTCGATGCACCTTTTCCGGTTTCTGGAACAGCTGCGCTCGCTGGCATTACGAAAGCTTTCCAAGCCGCAACGGGGCAATCCTTGAACCCGACCAGAACCCAAGTGGCCAACCAAGAAATGGTGCAAACGGCACAACTAGGTCAGCAAATTGGCAATCCAAACAAAGCTGCGCAGTTCATGAACGAATTGAAGCAGAAAGTATCACAGGAAAACCCTCAGACAGATCAACAATATCAGGACATCATCAATCAAGTGGCTAAGCAAATGGGGATCACGTTAACGCCTGATCAAATGAATACACTGGTTGGATTACTAAAAAAGATCAACAGTCTTCATATTGATTGGAATACGCTTTCGAAGGAAGCCATCAACGTTGGGGACAACATCCATCAGTTCATTCAAAACCACCCCAAGCAAACGAATGCGTTTTTTAAATTCATCCAGAACATTACAAATGCATTTTCACAATTGCTGAAGCAAATATTCTGA
- a CDS encoding sensor histidine kinase: MDTKLKNRVAVSAWLFLFTFGLSGTLPFLFHSYYPDQTLMYAYITCGLSALFVSLFWLKKISIYESLEYETYAQYYNRLPIDVSIVIALFFGLCTLIQVRNVGPTFSYDVLQYLRRLFICTVLVALTMMQGQFIIQRFRDKDQWKMAWEYSVIHRTNTAIRDAFLSRSTGAQVMLLLGIIYASGFGIMVVCIQPKAILLYVPLFVMVTIPALVITFGRVGYFNRIVETTNRLAAGYAEPDLPIKGNSVLAKLAENVNALKHGVETSLASQAKSERLKTDLITNVSHDLRTPLTSIITYTELLKTPELSAENRDAYIEILDQKSKRLKVLIDDLFEASIMASGSIQLVREQVDIAQLLQQALAENNELIDQSTLQFRVTTPDVPIYCVVDGQKLWRVFDNLIRNILKYSLEHTRVHISITTSDDNVLLTFKNITKYELSENIDELFERFKRGDTSRHTDGSGLGLAIAKSIVDLHGGRLDLGVDGDLFKATVTLKCVR; this comes from the coding sequence TTGGATACAAAATTGAAAAATAGGGTTGCTGTATCCGCATGGCTTTTCTTGTTTACATTTGGGCTAAGCGGAACGTTGCCCTTCCTGTTCCACAGCTACTACCCGGACCAAACGCTAATGTACGCGTATATTACGTGTGGTCTGAGTGCATTGTTTGTGAGCCTCTTTTGGTTAAAGAAAATATCCATCTACGAGTCGCTGGAATATGAGACCTACGCGCAATATTACAATCGATTACCCATTGACGTTAGTATCGTCATCGCCCTTTTTTTCGGCCTTTGTACGCTTATTCAGGTAAGGAATGTCGGTCCCACCTTCTCGTATGATGTCTTACAGTACCTTAGACGATTGTTCATTTGCACAGTACTTGTTGCGCTGACAATGATGCAAGGGCAGTTCATCATTCAAAGGTTTCGTGACAAGGACCAATGGAAAATGGCATGGGAGTATAGTGTAATCCACAGGACCAACACTGCCATTCGCGACGCCTTTCTGAGTCGCAGCACCGGTGCACAGGTCATGTTGCTTTTGGGAATCATCTACGCATCAGGCTTTGGAATCATGGTTGTGTGCATTCAGCCTAAGGCGATCCTTCTTTACGTACCACTCTTTGTCATGGTAACCATTCCGGCATTAGTCATCACTTTTGGGCGAGTCGGGTATTTTAATCGGATCGTTGAGACGACCAATCGGCTAGCTGCTGGATATGCCGAGCCCGATTTGCCGATCAAGGGGAATTCCGTACTGGCCAAGTTGGCAGAGAATGTGAACGCCTTGAAACACGGCGTTGAAACGTCCCTGGCCTCCCAGGCAAAGAGCGAACGATTGAAAACCGATCTCATCACGAACGTCAGTCATGATTTACGCACGCCGTTGACGTCGATTATCACGTATACGGAATTGTTGAAAACTCCTGAACTGTCGGCTGAGAATCGCGATGCATACATTGAGATTCTTGATCAGAAATCGAAACGGCTGAAAGTGCTCATTGACGACTTGTTTGAAGCCTCCATAATGGCTAGTGGAAGCATTCAACTTGTGAGAGAACAGGTTGATATTGCCCAATTGCTGCAACAAGCATTGGCTGAAAACAATGAGCTGATTGACCAATCAACGCTACAATTCCGCGTAACAACTCCAGATGTACCAATTTATTGCGTGGTTGACGGTCAGAAGTTGTGGCGCGTGTTTGACAACCTGATCAGGAACATCCTGAAATACTCATTAGAGCACACGAGAGTTCATATTTCGATCACAACGTCTGACGACAACGTCTTACTAACCTTTAAAAACATCACGAAATATGAGCTGAGCGAAAATATTGACGAGTTGTTTGAACGATTTAAACGCGGTGACACCTCCCGTCATACGGATGGATCCGGACTGGGGCTTGCCATCGCCAAGTCAATTGTCGACCTCCACGGAGGAAGGTTGGATCTCGGGGTGGATGGCGACTTATTTAAGGCGACTGTCACACTGAAATGTGTTCGCTAG
- a CDS encoding response regulator transcription factor, whose protein sequence is MDNHSVLVVDDDKEIRDAIEIYLRNEGLTVMKAKDGVEAIEKLHECEVHLIILDIMMPRLDGITTTFRIREEKNIPIIILSAKSEDTDKILGLQIGADDYVTKPFNPLELIARVKSQLRRYVALGTYEGNDKLIRIHGLTLDPSAKEVAVDGDVVRLTPIEYKIVELLMTNAGRVFSISEIYERVWKEPGFNAENTVAVHIRKIREKIEIDPKNPRYLKVVWGIGYKIEK, encoded by the coding sequence ATGGACAATCATTCCGTTTTGGTCGTTGACGACGATAAGGAGATCCGGGACGCCATTGAGATTTATTTAAGGAACGAAGGACTTACTGTCATGAAAGCAAAAGATGGTGTGGAGGCGATTGAAAAGTTACATGAATGTGAGGTTCATTTGATCATCCTGGATATCATGATGCCCCGTCTTGATGGTATTACAACGACATTTAGAATCCGTGAGGAAAAAAACATCCCTATCATCATTCTCAGTGCAAAAAGTGAGGACACAGATAAAATACTGGGCCTTCAGATTGGCGCTGACGACTATGTGACAAAACCGTTCAATCCCTTGGAACTAATTGCAAGGGTGAAGTCACAGTTGAGAAGGTATGTTGCTCTCGGTACATATGAAGGAAACGATAAGCTCATTCGTATTCATGGTTTAACATTGGATCCGTCGGCCAAGGAAGTCGCGGTGGATGGTGACGTGGTGAGATTAACCCCTATTGAATACAAAATCGTCGAGTTGCTCATGACCAACGCGGGGCGTGTCTTTTCCATCTCCGAAATATATGAACGTGTCTGGAAAGAACCGGGCTTCAATGCGGAAAACACAGTGGCTGTTCACATTCGAAAGATCCGGGAAAAAATCGAGATCGATCCAAAAAATCCGAGATATCTGAAGGTGGTGTGGGGTATTGGATACAAAATTGAAAAATAG
- a CDS encoding COG4705 family protein — translation MNKSLSVSMDYSGRIFTKVPEVTVYFWIAKVLTTGMGEVFSDFLAYHINSFIAVGLGGIGFVASLILQFSVRRYVPWIYWLVVVMVSIFGTMVADAAHIGLGIPYLVSTIFFVVALAAIFVTWYATDKTLSIHSITTRNREMFYWATVLATFALGTAAGDMTATTMHLGYFSSGVLFTILLVVPALGYWLFRLNGIFAFWFAYIMTRPVGASFSDWISVPHSLGGLGLGKGLVSLILTIIIVAIVGYLTVTGKDVNDELTH, via the coding sequence ATGAATAAGTCCTTATCAGTCAGCATGGATTACTCGGGCAGGATCTTTACTAAGGTTCCGGAAGTCACGGTCTACTTTTGGATCGCGAAGGTGCTGACCACTGGAATGGGTGAGGTATTCTCCGATTTTCTCGCATACCATATCAATTCATTCATTGCTGTGGGACTCGGGGGAATTGGTTTTGTCGCCTCGTTGATACTTCAGTTTTCAGTCCGCCGATATGTGCCTTGGATTTATTGGCTTGTTGTCGTCATGGTAAGTATATTTGGCACAATGGTGGCTGATGCTGCACACATTGGATTGGGTATCCCCTATCTCGTCTCAACCATATTTTTTGTGGTAGCACTGGCTGCGATATTCGTTACCTGGTATGCCACGGACAAGACTCTGTCGATACACAGCATCACTACCCGTAATCGCGAGATGTTTTACTGGGCGACTGTACTTGCCACGTTTGCACTTGGTACCGCTGCAGGAGACATGACCGCAACAACCATGCACTTGGGGTACTTCTCTTCAGGCGTATTATTCACTATTTTGCTCGTGGTTCCCGCCTTAGGCTATTGGCTGTTCCGCCTCAACGGAATTTTCGCTTTTTGGTTCGCCTACATCATGACACGCCCGGTTGGTGCGTCGTTTTCTGACTGGATCTCAGTGCCGCACAGTCTCGGTGGTTTGGGACTGGGCAAAGGACTGGTCAGCCTCATTTTGACGATAATCATCGTCGCCATTGTCGGCTACCTAACGGTCACTGGTAAGGACGTCAATGATGAACTGACACATTGA